A stretch of Penaeus vannamei isolate JL-2024 chromosome 18, ASM4276789v1, whole genome shotgun sequence DNA encodes these proteins:
- the Nplp1 gene encoding uncharacterized protein Nplp1: MRRGQDSALHTLLVLAFALPFVVSQGAEIQTTSTTDERLTGDAAGSDAGDDATAYVSGPRERRFLGPQARRSWFVDNAGPRTWGFSVGTLPLDSNYMSKLLQRANLRSKYRKNAALRSVEKKSMSSLAAANNMPRSLKSSLTAFAPDDRLKNHDKRSIASIARDGKFPSNVDMKRSVQDAASAEDEKRSLSSLARSGNFPFPLDEKRNVAYIAKTKSNAMDDVAEKRNVAYIARTNSMNLGNAAEKKNVAYIARTNSMNHDNADEKRNIAYIARTNSMNHDNADEKRNIAYIARTNSENMEDPSEKRNVAYIARTNSLSANEPDEKRNVAYIARMNSKALEAPDEKKNVAYLARTNSLNGGPPDIKRNDAYVARRNSSDLDAQDEKRNVAYLARTNSKTMEDSPTEDKRNVAHFAKITSDNLTSNDSLEAEKRHLSSLARANDLPMIKSQEKRYLGALMKSHPPSFIGQGKRYFAAPFAAYRSRNDYDKRFYGSLLKADTPFLPSDMKAEQDKRHIASLIKSQSLPFYPDKRYYASLLKNRDYFLPSQGEDHDQDKRYYGSILKNLPGPLGDEDYIDKRYYSSLLKNLPPADLSKNVEEKSSNGLIANKRYLASLLKSRDSGLFTQNKRHISSLLKGKKSDDSLDEIDEDKRYYASLLKNKKFDDSDDLETEKRYLASLYTKKSDEDEYNEDKRHYASLLSKKSDDAVEETSEDKRHIASLLSKKSDFTDEINEDKRYFASLLDKRDEDSFEDNNDDKRYYASILHKKSEDSFDETSEEKRHYSSLLKHIAYENALDDVLQKLKDTGDQMNTEKRYYASLLNKRSDSEEDQEDSPYEKRYLASLLKHKNSDDFTDGAEKRYFASLLKDRENDLQKRHLASALRAYGDPTAGKRYFASLLKHKDADEDDLEVIKRYYASILKRSDSADADEASQEETSDMGYDDQFNDVDNLVDAQDQEKRHIASLLQSKSSLKSFDDKRHIASLMQNRQSAFGPSTGKRHISSFMRNRQSSFSGGPVSDDAKNHPRRKRYVGSLAKNNDLAFLYSRSRQNRREAPNTREDNVAYLERLIRLKIQNGLMREKQRQNLLGANAKMYVILDDIGNGLTLEDDRGQGDKRNIQALARNGASYANWAGKRLGEDDEMARNAYYPADVYYLATEEAAPRTLNKRFLGSLARSSWFPRQYRKEYDGSDIRKRASPAEGLRAVDDEEEDENNAVDMAMGDTGAFYTYDF, from the coding sequence ggaGCTGAAATTCAGACGACTTCGACGACAGACGAGAGACTAACCGGTGACGCCGCTGGCTCCGACGCAGGCGATGACGCGACGGCTTACGTGAGCGGGCCCCGCGAGCGGCGGTTTCTCGGGCCGCAGGCGAGACGGAGCTGGTTCGTCGACAACGCCGGCCCGCGCACCTGGGGCTTCTCCGTGGGCACGCTCCCGCTCGACTCTAACTACATGAGCAAGCTCCTGCAGAGAGCCAACCTTCGGAGCAAATACCGCAAGAACGCAGCCCTACGGAGCGTCGAGAAGAAGAGCATGTCGTCCCTGGCGGCGGCGAACAACATGCCACGATCGCTGAAGAGCTCCCTGACGGCGTTCGCCCCCGACGACCGCCTCAAGAACCACGACAAGCGCAGCATCGCCAGCATCGCCCGCGACGGCAAGTTCCCCTCCAACGTCGACATGAAGCGCAGTGTTCAGGACGCTGCCTCCGCCGAGGACGAGAAGCGCTCGCTGTCCTCGCTGGCGCGCTCCGGCAACTTCCCGTTCCCGCTCGACGAGAAGAGGAACGTCGCCTACATCGCCAAAACCAAGAGCAACGCGATGGACGACGTCGCTGAGAAGAGGAACGTGGCTTACATCGCTAGAACTAACAGCATGAATCTAGGCAATGCTGCCGAAAAGAAGAACGTTGCTTACATCGCCAGAACTAATAGTATGAATCATGATAATGCCGACGAGAAAAGGAACATTGCTTACATCGCCAGAACTAATAGTATGAATCATGATAATGCCGACGAGAAGAGGAACATTGCTTACATCGCCAGAACCAACAGTGAAAACATGGAAGATCCCAGCGAGAAAAGGAACGTGGCCTACATCGCCAGAACCAACAGCTTGAGTGCAAATGAACCGGATGAGAAGAGGAATGTTGCTTACATTGCAAGAATGAACAGCAAAGCCTTGGAAGCCCCAGACGAGAAGAAGAACGTTGCCTACCTCGCTCGCACCAACAGCCTGAACGGCGGCCCTCCCGACATCAAGAGAAACGACGCCTACGTCGCCAGGAGAAACAGCAGCGACCTCGACGCCCAGGACGAGAAGCGCAACGTCGCCTACTTGGCCAGGACCAACAGCAAGACCATGGAGGACTCGCCCACCGAAGACAAGAGGAACGTGGCTCACTTCGCCAAGATCACCAGCGACAATCTGACCTCGAACGACTCGCTGGAGGCCGAGAAGCGCCACCTCTCGAGCCTCGCGCGGGCCAACGACCTCCCCATGATCAAGAGTCAAGAGAAGCGCTACCTCGGGGCCCTCATGAAGAGCCACCCGCCCTCGTTCATCGGCCAAGGGAAACGCTATTTCGCCGCCCCCTTCGCCGCCTACCGCAGTAGAAACGACTATGACAAGCGGTTTTATGGTTCGCTCCTGAAGGCCGACACTCCCTTCCTGCCTTCAGACATGAAAGCCGAACAGGACAAGCGACACATAGCCTCACTGATCAAGAGTCAGTCGCTGCCCTTCTACCCAGACAAGCGCTACTATGCCTCACTCCTGAAGAACAGGGACTATTTCCTGCCCTCGCAAGGCGAAGACCACGACCAAGACAAGCGTTACTATGGCTCCATCCTCAAGAACCTCCCTGGGCCCTTGGGAGACGAGGACTACATAGACAAGCGCTACTACTCCTCTCTCCTGAAGAACCTTCCCCCAGCCGACCTGTCCAAGAACGTGGAGGAAAAGTCGTCCAATGGCTTGATTGCGAATAAGAGGTACTTGGCGTCGCTACTGAAGAGCAGAGACAGCGGCCTGTTCACCCAGAACAAGCGACATATTTCCTCTCTTTTGAAAGGCAAGAAGTCGGACGATTCCCTCGATGAGATCGATGAAGATAAGAGGTATTATGCATCTCTGCTGAAAAATAAGAAGTTTGATGATTCCGACGACCTCGAGACGGAGAAGCGCTATCTTGCCTCACTTTACACCAAAAAATCTGATGAGGACGAATACAACGAAGATAAACGGCATTACGCTTCTCTCCTCAGCAAGAAGTCGGACGATGCCGTGGAAGAGACCAGTGAGGACAAAAGACACATTGCTTCCCTTCTGAGCAAGAAATCTGACTTTACGGACGAGATCAATGAGGACAAGAGATATTTTGCTTCACTCCTGGACAAAAGAGACGAGGATTCATTTGaggacaacaacgacgacaagcGCTACTATGCCTCGATCCTTCATAAGAAATCGGAAGACTCTTTTGACGAGACGAGCGAGGAAAAGCGACATTACTCGTCCCTCCTGAAGCACATCGCCTACGAAAACGCCCTCGACGACGTCCTGCAGAAGCTCAAGGACACTGGGGATCAGATGAATACAGAAAAGAGGTACTACGCCTCTCTGCTTAACAAGAGATCCGACTccgaggaggaccaggaggactCGCCTTACGAGAAGAGGTACCTGGCCTCGCTCCTCAAGCACAAGAACTCGGACGACTTCACCGACGGCGCCGAGAAGCGTTACTTCGCCTCCCTTCTGAAGGACCGGGAGAACGACCTGCAGAAGCGTCACCTGGCGTCGGCCCTGAGAGCCTACGGCGACCCCACCGCCGGGAAACGGTACTTCGCCTCCCTTCTGAAGCACAAGGACGCCGACGAAGACGACCTCGAGGTAATTAAGCGCTACTACGCGTCCATCTTGAAGAGGTCCGATTCCGCGGACGCGGATGAAGCCTCGCAAGAGGAGACCAGCGACATGGGCTACGATGACCAGTTCAATGACGTGGATAACCTGGTCGACGCTCAGGACCAGGAGAAGAGGCACATTGCCTCTCTCCTGCAGAGCAAGTCTTCCCTGAAATCGTTCGATGACAAGAGACACATCGCGTCCCTCATGCAGAACCGCCAGTCTGCCTTCGGACCCAGCACGGGCAAGCGCCACATCTCCTCCTTCATGCGGAACAGGCAGTCGAGTTTCAGCGGCGGTCCGGTGTCCGACGACGCCAAGAACCACCCGAGGCGCAAGCGGTACGTCGGCTCCCTCGCCAAGAACAACGACCTGGCCTTCCTGTACTCGCGGTCCCGCCAGAACCGCCGCGAGGCACCCAACACCCGCGAGGACAACGTGGCCTACCTGGAACGCCTCATCCGCCTCAAGATCCAGAACGGACTCATGCGCGAGAAGCAGCGCCAGAACCTCCTCGGAGCCAACGCCAAGATGTACGTCATCCTCGACGACATCGGCAACGGCCTAACCCTCGAGGACGACCGCGGGCAGGGTGACAAGAGGAACATCCAGGCCCTGGCGAGAAACGGGGCCTCGTACGCCAACTGGGCCGGGAAGCGACTCGGCGAAGACGACGAGATGGCCAGGAACGCCTACTACCCCGCCGACGTCTACTACCTGGCGACGGAGGAAGCGGCGCCGAGGACCCTCAACAAGCGCTTCCTAG